The following proteins are co-located in the Candidatus Accumulibacter cognatus genome:
- a CDS encoding GMC family oxidoreductase, with protein MDYDVIIIGAGAGGCAVAYHLTQSGKRVLLLEKGMALPRDGSTLDADKVLRRGMFLSDEPWVDRRGATIVPEEHFNLGGKTKWYGAALLRFAANEFDADVDHACLAWPFPYEELAPFYDEAEQLLGVRQFEIEANFQQIVSGLRRRDAQWRRQPMALGLAADILSHPEEARHFDAFASVRGLKCDAESSLLQRVSHKPNLTILTGKAVSGFIAASSDATRVTGVVCDDGSRHHATVLVIAAGALHSPRLLQSYLEHTGLAQTLPSYRQVGRNYKAHVLTAMLALSHRPVTDVLCKTLLLLHDGMPHSTVQTLGGNLAEEIVRSQMPRLVPNWLAAPIAQRVYGLFLQTEDGSHPDNRVVAMAQGSNRPLLDYDLARLPAAQAEHRRLVHTLQRQLLALGYVALVRAIPLQGTAHACGTLVTGNDPATSVVDAHGKVHGMGNLYVADGSVLPRSSRANPALTIYAWGLRLASHLGSTVLAGQLQWSKR; from the coding sequence ATGGACTACGACGTGATCATCATCGGCGCCGGCGCTGGCGGCTGTGCGGTCGCCTATCACCTGACCCAGTCGGGCAAGCGCGTGCTGCTGCTGGAAAAGGGCATGGCCCTGCCCAGAGACGGTAGTACCCTGGATGCCGACAAGGTTCTGCGGCGCGGCATGTTTCTCAGCGACGAGCCCTGGGTCGATCGGCGTGGAGCGACGATCGTGCCCGAGGAACACTTCAATCTCGGCGGCAAGACCAAGTGGTACGGCGCCGCCCTGTTGCGCTTCGCCGCGAACGAGTTTGATGCCGATGTGGATCACGCCTGCCTGGCCTGGCCTTTTCCCTACGAGGAACTGGCACCCTTCTATGACGAAGCCGAGCAGCTTCTCGGTGTGCGCCAGTTCGAGATCGAGGCCAACTTCCAGCAGATCGTCTCCGGTCTTCGGCGCCGGGATGCGCAATGGCGTCGGCAGCCGATGGCCCTCGGCCTGGCGGCGGACATCCTCTCTCATCCCGAGGAAGCGCGCCACTTCGACGCCTTCGCCTCGGTGCGCGGCCTGAAGTGCGATGCCGAATCGTCACTGCTACAGCGAGTGAGCCACAAGCCGAATCTGACCATCCTCACCGGCAAAGCGGTGTCGGGGTTCATCGCCGCCAGCAGCGACGCGACGCGCGTGACCGGAGTGGTGTGCGACGACGGCAGTCGCCATCACGCGACGGTGCTGGTGATCGCCGCCGGCGCCCTGCACAGTCCGCGCCTGCTGCAATCCTACCTGGAACATACGGGTCTGGCGCAGACGTTGCCGAGCTACCGCCAGGTGGGCCGCAATTACAAGGCGCACGTGCTGACGGCCATGCTCGCGCTGTCACACCGTCCGGTTACCGACGTGTTGTGCAAGACGCTGCTCCTACTGCATGACGGCATGCCGCACAGTACCGTCCAGACACTCGGCGGTAATCTGGCCGAGGAGATCGTGCGCAGCCAAATGCCCCGCCTTGTGCCGAACTGGCTGGCGGCGCCGATCGCACAAAGGGTCTACGGCCTGTTCCTGCAGACCGAGGACGGGTCGCATCCGGACAATCGAGTCGTTGCCATGGCGCAGGGCAGCAATCGTCCCCTGCTCGATTATGACCTTGCCCGGCTGCCGGCGGCACAGGCAGAGCACCGGCGCCTCGTGCATACGCTGCAACGCCAGTTGCTTGCTCTGGGGTATGTCGCACTGGTTAGGGCGATCCCGCTCCAGGGCACCGCGCATGCCTGTGGCACGCTGGTAACCGGCAACGATCCGGCGACTTCCGTCGTCGATGCCCACGGCAAGGTGCACGGCATGGGCAACCTGTACGTCGCTGATGGCAGCGTGCTGCCGCGTTCCAGCCGGGCCAACCCGGCGCTCACCATTTATGCCTGGGGCCTGCGCCTGGCAAGCCAT